The following are encoded in a window of Streptomyces sp. SAT1 genomic DNA:
- a CDS encoding magnesium transporter MgtE N-terminal domain-containing protein, with protein sequence MAAGAPRIFVSHLAGVAAFDPSGDQVGRVRDLVVMLRVGRKPPRVLGLVVELSTRRRIFLPMTRVTSIESGQVITTGVLNVRRFEQRPTERLVFGELLDRRVTLVESGEEATVLDLSVHQLPARRDWEIDRVFVRKGRKGGAFRRSRGETLTVEWSAVTGFSLEEHGQGAENLLATFEQLRPADLANVLHHLSPKRRAEVAAALDDDRLADVLEELPEDDQIEILGKLKGERAADVLEAMDPDDAADLLAELPEEEQERLLGLMQPADAAEMRRLMSYEEHTAGGLMTTEPIVLRPDATVADALARVRNPDLSPALAAQVYVCRPPDETPTGKYLGTVHFQRLLRDPPYTLVSSILDDDLQALSPDAELPVVAGFFAAYDMVAAPVVDEAGALLGAVTVDDVLDHMLPDDWRETEFHLDDGAGAAAGTAGGTDKGAGEGTGGHGG encoded by the coding sequence ATGGCAGCGGGCGCCCCCCGGATCTTCGTGTCGCATCTCGCCGGTGTCGCCGCCTTCGACCCGTCGGGCGACCAGGTGGGGCGGGTGCGCGATCTGGTCGTCATGCTGCGGGTCGGCCGCAAGCCGCCCCGGGTGCTCGGCCTGGTCGTCGAACTCTCCACCCGGCGCCGCATCTTCCTGCCCATGACCCGGGTCACCAGCATCGAGTCCGGCCAGGTCATCACCACCGGTGTGCTCAACGTCCGGCGCTTCGAACAGCGGCCCACCGAGCGGCTCGTCTTCGGCGAGCTGCTGGACCGCCGCGTCACGCTCGTGGAGAGCGGCGAGGAGGCCACCGTGCTGGACCTGTCGGTGCACCAGCTGCCCGCCCGGCGGGACTGGGAGATCGACCGGGTCTTCGTGCGCAAGGGCCGCAAGGGCGGCGCCTTCCGGCGCAGCAGGGGCGAGACGCTGACCGTGGAGTGGTCGGCGGTCACCGGCTTCTCCCTGGAGGAGCACGGGCAGGGCGCCGAGAACCTGCTCGCCACCTTCGAGCAGCTGCGCCCCGCCGACCTCGCCAACGTGCTGCACCACCTGTCCCCCAAGCGGCGCGCGGAGGTCGCCGCCGCCCTGGACGACGACCGGCTCGCCGACGTCCTGGAGGAGCTTCCGGAGGACGACCAGATCGAGATCCTGGGCAAGCTGAAGGGCGAGCGCGCCGCCGACGTGCTGGAGGCGATGGACCCCGACGACGCGGCCGACCTGCTCGCCGAACTGCCCGAGGAGGAGCAGGAGCGGCTGCTCGGTCTGATGCAGCCGGCCGACGCCGCCGAGATGCGGCGCCTGATGTCGTACGAGGAGCACACCGCGGGCGGGCTGATGACGACCGAGCCGATCGTGCTGCGCCCGGACGCGACCGTCGCCGACGCGCTCGCCCGGGTCCGCAACCCGGACCTGTCCCCCGCGCTCGCCGCCCAGGTCTACGTCTGCCGGCCGCCCGACGAGACGCCGACCGGCAAGTACCTGGGCACGGTCCACTTCCAGCGGCTGCTGCGCGACCCGCCGTACACGCTCGTCAGCTCGATCCTGGACGACGACCTCCAGGCGCTCTCCCCGGACGCCGAGCTGCCGGTGGTGGCCGGGTTCTTCGCGGCCTACGACATGGTCGCGGCGCCCGTGGTGGACGAGGCGGGGGCGCTGCTGGGCGCGGTCACCGTGGACGACGTGCTGGACCACATGCTGCCGGACGACTGGCGGGAGACGGAGTTCCACCTGGACGACGGGGCCGGGGCGGCGGCCGGGACCGCCGGGGGCACGGACAAGGGCGCGGGCGAGGGGACGGGCGGACATGGCGGCTGA
- a CDS encoding suppressor of fused domain protein: protein MADVLPLVEARLRSALGEPDARAAVTFLGTDRIEVLRFQEGDIVRYATLGMSARPMADPTAMVADPVAGPRAELVLSVRTGRADTDKVLRPLAVLGASPQVEGVVVAPGASLDVGEALWPGAPFTSVLVAEPGGLVEDLELDAPLDPVRFLPLLPMTPNEAAFKRVHGAQVLQERWLTHGTDLRDPARRSVPLE from the coding sequence ATGGCAGATGTTCTTCCTCTGGTCGAGGCCCGGTTGCGCTCGGCGCTGGGCGAGCCGGACGCGCGCGCGGCGGTCACCTTCCTCGGCACGGACCGGATCGAGGTGCTGCGCTTCCAGGAGGGGGACATCGTCCGCTACGCCACGCTCGGCATGTCGGCCCGGCCCATGGCGGACCCCACGGCGATGGTCGCCGACCCGGTCGCCGGGCCGCGCGCCGAACTGGTCCTCTCGGTGCGCACCGGCCGCGCCGACACCGACAAGGTGCTCCGCCCGCTCGCCGTCCTCGGCGCGTCCCCGCAGGTCGAGGGTGTGGTCGTGGCGCCCGGTGCCTCGCTCGACGTGGGGGAGGCGCTGTGGCCGGGCGCGCCCTTCACCTCGGTCCTGGTGGCCGAGCCGGGCGGCCTGGTGGAGGACCTGGAACTCGACGCGCCGCTGGATCCCGTGCGGTTCCTGCCGCTGCTGCCGATGACGCCGAACGAGGCCGCGTTCAAACGCGTGCACGGCGCGCAGGTGCTCCAGGAGCGCTGGCTGACGCACGGGACGGACCTGCGGGACCCGGCCCGCCGGTCCGTCCCGCTGGA
- a CDS encoding magnesium and cobalt transport protein CorA gives MSMIRDLRAVVRPSRPAQRKDNGTYDTTRDPATPSAVVDCAVYRDGARVETRAPLTPQEAMRLVRRDGGFVWIGLHEPTEAEFAGIASEFGLHPLAVEDAVQAHQRPKLERYDDSLFTVFKTIHYVDHDQLTANSEVVETGEVMCFTGRDFFITVRHGGQGSLRALRHRLQDDPELLVKGPSAVLHAIADHVVDGYIAVASALQDDVDEVETEVFSPGRGRTPRGTDAGRIYQLKREVMEFKRAVSPLLRPMQLLSERPMRLIDPDIQKYFRDVADHLARAQEQVIGFDELLNSILQANLAQASVAQNEDMRKITAWAAIIAVPTMVCGVYGMNFKYMPETHWKYGYPVVMAVTAAICLGIHRTLKRNGWL, from the coding sequence ATGTCGATGATCCGTGACCTGCGCGCCGTGGTCCGCCCGTCCCGCCCGGCGCAGCGCAAGGACAACGGCACCTACGACACCACCCGCGACCCGGCGACGCCCTCGGCCGTCGTCGACTGCGCCGTCTACCGCGACGGCGCCCGCGTCGAGACCCGCGCCCCGCTCACCCCGCAGGAGGCGATGCGCCTGGTGCGGCGCGACGGCGGCTTCGTGTGGATCGGGCTGCACGAGCCCACCGAGGCCGAATTCGCGGGCATCGCCTCGGAGTTCGGACTGCACCCGCTGGCCGTGGAGGACGCGGTCCAGGCCCACCAGCGGCCCAAGCTGGAGCGCTACGACGACTCGCTGTTCACCGTCTTCAAGACGATCCACTACGTCGACCACGACCAGCTCACCGCCAACAGCGAGGTCGTCGAGACCGGCGAGGTGATGTGCTTCACCGGACGGGACTTCTTCATCACCGTCCGGCACGGCGGCCAGGGTTCGCTGCGCGCGCTGCGCCACCGGCTCCAGGACGACCCCGAGCTGCTGGTCAAGGGCCCCTCGGCGGTGCTGCACGCCATCGCCGACCATGTGGTCGACGGCTACATCGCGGTCGCCTCCGCCCTCCAGGACGACGTGGACGAGGTCGAGACCGAGGTGTTCTCGCCGGGCCGCGGCCGCACCCCGCGCGGCACCGACGCCGGGCGGATCTACCAGCTCAAGCGCGAGGTCATGGAGTTCAAGCGCGCGGTGTCGCCGCTGCTGCGGCCCATGCAGCTGCTGAGCGAGCGCCCGATGCGGCTGATCGACCCGGACATCCAGAAGTACTTCCGCGACGTGGCCGACCACCTGGCCCGCGCCCAGGAGCAGGTCATCGGCTTCGACGAACTGCTCAACTCCATCCTCCAGGCCAACCTCGCCCAGGCGTCCGTCGCGCAGAACGAGGACATGCGGAAGATCACCGCGTGGGCCGCGATCATCGCCGTACCGACGATGGTCTGCGGGGTCTACGGCATGAACTTCAAGTACATGCCCGAGACCCACTGGAAGTACGGCTACCCGGTGGTCATGGCGGTCACGGCCGCGATCTGCCTCGGCATCCACCGCACACTCAAGCGCAACGGCTGGCTGTGA
- a CDS encoding DUF1003 domain-containing protein — MAAERESTRERHPAGATAAGRPRARLDQPRPLRRRLLPEWDPDAFGRLSERIARFLGTGRFIVWMTVVIILWVVWNVSVPHRLRFDEYPFIFLTLALSLQASYAAPLILLAQNRQDDRDRVNLEQDRKQNERSIADTEYLTREIAALRMGLGEVATRDWIRSELQDLGKELEERLVREPDRGGAGDGRERPGVFPADHPRGRDVDDR, encoded by the coding sequence ATGGCGGCTGAGCGCGAGAGCACCCGCGAGCGGCACCCGGCCGGGGCCACCGCCGCCGGCCGGCCGCGGGCCCGGCTCGACCAGCCGCGCCCGCTGCGGCGGCGGCTGCTGCCCGAGTGGGACCCGGACGCCTTCGGCCGCCTGTCCGAGCGCATCGCGCGCTTCCTGGGCACCGGACGGTTCATCGTCTGGATGACGGTGGTGATCATCCTCTGGGTGGTCTGGAACGTGTCCGTGCCGCACCGGCTGCGCTTCGACGAGTACCCGTTCATCTTCCTGACGCTGGCGCTGTCCCTCCAGGCGTCCTACGCCGCCCCGCTGATCCTGCTGGCGCAGAACCGGCAGGACGACCGGGACCGGGTCAACCTCGAACAGGACCGCAAGCAGAACGAGCGGTCGATCGCCGACACCGAGTATCTGACCCGGGAGATCGCCGCGCTGCGGATGGGTCTGGGCGAGGTGGCGACCCGCGACTGGATCCGCTCCGAGCTCCAGGACCTCGGCAAGGAACTGGAGGAGAGACTGGTCAGGGAACCGGACCGCGGTGGCGCCGGGGACGGGCGGGAACGGCCCGGGGTATTCCCGGCGGATCACCCGCGCGGACGTGACGTGGACGACCGCTGA